AGCAGCAAAGGTTGACACAACACTGCGACTACCCATGAGCGTGGACCATGCAGAACAGGGCCGACAAGGATGGGGATGTGGCTATGTGTATtaatttttcctgagaaatgatACAAATTCACAGAATGCCGCTTTGATGACTTTGTTTCGCAAGCTGTAGATCAGAGGGTTCACAGTGGGAGTCACCAGAGCATACATAATGctcactggtttgtttttcttttctaatagaGCGCTAGTTGGCTGGATATAGGTGTAGATGATGCTGGAGTAGAACAAGCCAACAACAGCaaggtgtgaggagcaggtggaGAAGGCTTTCCACTTCCCTTCAGAACCCTGGATCTTCAGGATGGTGATAATGATAAGGCAATAGGAGAGGATGACCAGCAGGAAGTTTCCCATGCCTAAGATGATGTCTGCCGTGTAAACCATGATTTCACTGAGATAGGTTGAGCTGCAGGACAGGGCAAGGACTGGGGGTATCTCACATAAGAAATTTTGGACTAAATTTGGCCCACAAAAGTCCAACTGTGCCACAAGAAGGGTGTTTATGAGGGAATTGACAGTACCGATTCCCCAGACACCAGCCATTAAAGTGATGCAAGTCCCCTTGCTCATCATGCTTACATAGTGAGGAGGCCGGCAGATGGCCAGGTaccggtcataggacatgactgTTAACAGTATAAGCTCTGTTGAGCCTGAGAAAGTGAAGATGTAGAGCTGTGCTACACAACCCTCAAATGAGATGGTGTTCTTGCCCAGGATCAGGTTCTCCAACATCTTGGGCAGCACTGAGGAGATAATTACCAGGTCAAGGATGGCCAGGTTGGAGATGAAAAAGTACATAGGGTTGTGAAGCCGTGGGTGGACAATGGTAGCTATAATGACAAATGAGTTGCTGAGGATAGCAGTGAGGTAGACACACAAAGATATTGCAATATAGAGACCTTGGAGGTGAGGGTTGTCAAAAACACtctcaaggatgaattcagagaCCTTGGTGAGATTCTGTGGGTGCATTTGCCTTGGGGTCCCCTACGtaggaacaaaaataaagacattacTGCATCATGGCCAGAACATATTCAACGCTAACAggacttttggggtttttccttttttttccctttctcttcttttctttttctcctgaaatagtatcagagacattttaaagcaatCACATTGCATAGTGGATCTTCCCTGACTGTGGTATGGACTTAGACTTCTACACACGAATCCCCAAACTTAGATGCTGAAACCTAATTTCTTCCAGTGCTGTTTGGGTGCAAAATAAGTCTGCATTGGGCTAAAAGCAACACCTTTCAGAAGTGAACGCAAGGAGAGGAATAGGGAATATTGTGTCGTTGTACCACAGAGTAACAGATAGACAGAAGAGAACAGCGATATTGATTTactaatttataaataaatacgtaatgtaaataattactttttaaaaagaatttcagtGTTCCCTGAGGAACGGAGAAACTTGTTTAGCAGCTGTGTATCATGCACCCTACATACTTTAACTATGACCGATCAGGGCTATGAAGGGATCTCAGCTACTGAAGGTACATGCCTATTAATTGCAAGCAGAAAAGGTTAACGTTTCTGACCATCTTTGGTGATTGTCCTCCAGGAATCTGGCTGATAATGGAGAGATCAGAGACTGTCTGCATGAGGATTTACTCAGCAGTGTAAGGTTGAAGCTGTCTCTGGGCTTGCATTTCACCAAACTAGAGTGCTGCTAGCTGCAACTGGCGATCTTCCCAAATATGGTCATTACTAGTAGATTTTACATAGTTCCATCTGGTTCATCCCATTTTGACAATCTAAAATTGTGCCTGGGATTCCATTCCAAATGACCAAGCAGAGGTTCTCATACTCAGGTACAAGAAACAGAGTTATAATTTCTGCCTTGTAGTGCAATGGTACAAAAATAGCTCTTCAGTGGAATTCAACTCATCTCCCTGCACTTCCAGGCGACCTGCAAACAGAGTCTGATGGAGATTTCCCCTTTCACTGGTGTCAACTGAGAGAGACTGACTCATCTATAGCACACTCATCTCTTGATGAAGACACAAGTCTAAGATGGTTTACCCGAATCACCGTGCAGAGGCACCAGCATTTTCTCCCCTGTGTTGATTAAAACTTAGCTCAGAATTAGGTGACTAACTTGGGGTTGAATGAATCTCCAGTGATCATATTTTTCATACAATATTAAGGCATTACTGGAATGAAAAGTGTGGAGCAAGTCTCTGCTCATTTCCCATTGAATTGAAGATGGAGATATTGAAGGTGGAGATATGGAGTTCCTGACACTAAAGTATTAATTTAAGACTGTAATAGTTAGTTCTGTTTACCTATAGCATTGAAAGAGTCAGACAAATATAGAACAAGGAATATAATTCATTGTTGCTTTATTAGACCCAGTGAAGAATGTAcgaaagagaaaacagcaaagaaaatagaaaaggacCCAGCAGCAAAGGATTAATATTCTCACCTTTCATCAGAAGCACAAATAGTCTTCACAAGCCTTTCTGAAATAGTATCTTAAAATGCACCCCATCTATCAAGGTAATTTCTGCTGGAGGTTTCTCCTCCCTCATGAATGGAGGCTAGAATGAGCTCAAAAGCATGCCCCAAGAGAAGGAGGCAAGTACTTCTAACTCAGTTCAGCACTGAAGTCATGACCTGCAATAACCAAATGCCCCGTGGAGTGAGACCCAGACAGGTTTGTTACCTAATTTGCCTCTAGGGGAgaagtttctcttcattttccctCCTTGACAACCCTGGTATTAGTAAAGCTGATTTCTACTCAGACTTGCTGGTTATGATTCTTGGGCTTGAAAACTAACAGTGTACTGGGCTGTATCATGAGGAGGACAGCCAGCAGGCTATGGAGGGAAGTGTTTATTCCCTTTTACCCAGCACTGGTTAGACAGAATCTGGAATAGCACATCCAGTATGGGGTCCTCCTGTATAAGAAAGATGTTCATAAGCTTGGGTGAGTCCGGTGGAGATAAGTAAGATGGCCAAGGTGCTGGAAGAACACACTGTATTTGATGAGACTCAGGGAACTGAGTTTCTtgttcctggaaaacagaaggcTTAGTGGGACCTTATGACAGCTTAATAATTCccaaggggaaaaggaggggttCCTGTAAAAAATAGCCTAAAGAAGGATTAGTTCATggtttttctcatattttcatgCACATCGCCCCTATCCTGAGGAGCTGTTAAGGTGGCAAACTATGCAGGCTTCTGTAAAGCCTGTATTCATATtaaacaggaagagaggaaaagaagtttcAGAATGATTCCTTTAACCATGAATGAAACACAGAACTTTATTCGCAATGGGATGGGAACAGGGAAGCTGTTGGTGGAGGTCCCAGGTCAGTTACTGGGTAGACTGAGTATCTCAGCCCAGCTGTGGGGAGATGCACAGTGTGCCTGTGTGGGATTGCTCATGTTTGTGGGAGGTTTGTAGGTCGGTCTGGGTCTGTGCCAGCTGTTGTAGTGGTGCTGGACCTCAGGACACACAGGCCCATGTGAGGGTAACTGGGGATTCAAGGACAGGCACTGCACACTCTAAGTGTCTAGGGCAGTGACTGGGAGATCTGTATCGTatgtgtacatgtatgtatgttTACACTCGTATGTATGCTCCACTGACAGATCCTCAACCTGATCGGCCAGAGGTGAACCGGGATAGGTGCCATCAGCATTTGCAGAGTGTTTCTATCCACATTGATCTGTGTGGCCAGCCTGAAGATGTAGTCCTGCCAGGGGTGCACGtgtgaatgtgcctggaggggtCCATCTGCTCTGGGAAACCCTGGCAGGaggcactgcagctgctgcttcagtcCCTGTGCTGGGTCCTAGATCATGCGATGGCCCCTGCAGCTTGGGGTGAGGTGTCCTCTGGGACCCCAGCCCTCCAGACACTGCCACTTCCAACAGCTGCCTCTGCTTTGGCCTGACAGGAAATGAATTTTGGGCATTCATTCAGAAGCAGTAGTAAGTTGTGCATTACACGAAATCTTCCATTTACTCCTTCCTGATCTCACCTCAGCTGTCATCACAGACCTTTCACTGAGTACTAAGGCTGCAGATTCCTTCTACCAGCACGCCCCAGGGATTCCCCTGTCCAGAGCAGAGTGTCGCCTTCAAGTCATCCTAGGCTTATAAAAGTATTATTAAATGTATGATATTGATTGTACTAACTTGTAGGTATAGTAAATGAAAAGACTGCATGGATGTCTCCTTCTACATGATTTCTGGATATAACTGCATCAAGCCATTTAGTTATGTGACTTCTGTGTTCAAACACAATACAAGCAACTTAGTATGAGGTTTCCTAAGATAAGGGAGGAATGATCAGTGCGTGCAGAATGCTGCATGAACGTTGCTGCAGATTACTGCAGGTTgatatgtttctttctttttttttttttaataattgacaGCTGCTCCCTCATAGCGGCAAGCAATCAAGCATGAAGACAGcagtcaccttttctttttttttgatgtaaCAGTGCTACTTATACTTGGAGATGTTTAAACCTCAGCTCTCTAGGATGAGAGCAACAGTATTCTTTGACTGCTTTAAAATGCTTCCAGTACCTGAACCCTCAgtatcttcttcctttctctcccagctTTGTCTTCCACGCAGTCTgccccttctttccccttcttttcagcagaaaacagACGGAGATGCCTTCTGTACAGATGGGAAGATGTTCCCtggagggacatagaagtgcaaCAACATGCAGCTGTCCTTTTTGGCTGTGGCACGGAAATGTCAGAAACACAGGACTTATATGCGTCTGATCTCTGAGATGCTTCTAAGAGGCAATTTTCCTGTGTAGTACAGCACACTGGAAATATTTCATCctctatttatttatgtattcatttatttatgatTTATTACGATCTTAACCAAACAACAAAGAGTGAACGTGTGAAACTTCATGGAAAATATTGCCTAAATTCCCTCCTATGCTAAATGAGGGTCAAGAGCGTAAAGCACAGTCATTATTGTTTTCAGAATACACCAAATACACCATTAGTGGCTTTGCCGCCAGCATATCACGAGCTCCTATTAATTTTCCCCATGGTggatagaagaaaaatataattccttaattaaatatttctatcaaaataaatggttttgcGAGTGTAAGTTACTTTTAGTCTcaaaagcaaggcttttaaaaatcttcatacATGACGTAAATCAAAATAAACTCTCTCTAGCTTGCCTCTCTCTCAAGCCTGTTTATGTTTGTACACAAAAGGAATGAAGGCGTAGGAAATTTGACTTGTTTTGCTGAAAGGTAATTTTACAGATTTGAAGACTTCTGTTGGTGCACAGATCTAGCAAGTAAAGGTCTTTACCTCATTGTGAACACGAGCTAGAAAAGTCCATTTCTTGCCTGTGGTGATGGACAGAGTGTAGAGGTAGACCTGTTCCCTTTTGGAGGTACAGGTGGTTGCCAGAGGAGACATCCTAGGATGTATCAGGTGGCAGCAGGTGTGTACGTGTGGGTGACTGTCTTTAGTCCTTACTCAATACATTCAGCCGCATATAAAGATCACCTCATCTGAGCAAGTGAGGGCCCACTTCTGAGTGAGCTGGTTCATTCTCCAGACTCCACTGACTGTATCAAttaatgctctgtgggggtgacTCAGCCGACAGCCAAACACCCACACAGCCTCTCTCTGACTCCTTTCTCCTGTGGGATGGtgagaaaatggaaggaaggagagaagattcATGGATTTAGATAATGGGAGTTTAATAGGAAAACCACAAGCTGCGTGTGCAAGCAACGCAGCATTCATTTATTAcctcccatcggcaggcaggcaTCCAGTCAATGCCTGGAAAGCAGAGCATCAGCACATGCTGCTGATGAAAATAGAGCATCAGCACATTGGTTGCTTGGGAACACAAATGCCATAGCCAATAatgctcccccttcctcctcttttcccatagcttttattgctgagtgtgatgtcatatggcatggaacatccctttggtcagtttgggtcagctgtcctggctatgcgCCCTCCCAACCTATTGCCCTCCTCCAGCCtactctctgtgtgtgcatgggggcagggggcaaaagagaaagccttgatgctgtgcaagggcTGTTCAGTAAGAGCCAGAATGTTGGTGTGTTATTGTGATATATTAATGTATGCTAAAGGCGGAACTCCCACCCAATTGGTCTCTCATTTTCCCTCCTCAACagcacagggggagaaaacaggtCAAGGTAAAgtcagggagatcactcaccttaatactgtcacgggcaaaacatGCTTCACTTGGGGAAAATGAATTTCATTTACTACCAATTAAAATAGGTTTGAgtaatgagaaacaaagacaaaaattagaACAACACATTGCCTCTCCCCTTTTTCCAGGCTCAGCTTCTCTCCATTACTCTTGACTCCGCTACCCTACTCTGACTACCACCTCAAGCAGTGCGGAGGGTGTGGAGGATGGGGGCGTTACGGTCAGTACATAACGattcttccctgctgctctttcctcctcatcttttccccttctccagtggGGTCCTTCCCATGGCCTGCAATTGCTTCAGGAAACATCATGctgctcttctcacagaggccattCCTGCAGCCTCACCTTTGTACCCACGTTGGGCACCAAAAAAGACTGTTGGGGTTTAACCCCAGTTGGCAGCTAGGACCATACAGCCACTCTCTCAGTTCTTCCCCTGCCTCCcggaagggcagggagaagagggaaaaatggagaggaaaaggaaaaaataccaaaaaaacaaacttgtgggttgagaaaAAATAGCTtgatagaacaataacagaaaagggaaatagcAATGACAATCAttataatggtaaaagaatatacaataaaaggtaatacaacacaagtcactctcaccacccagtgaaccgGATGCCTagcccatcccgagcagtgatcgcagattcctgccccccggccaacccctACTtatatattcacagaatcacagaacgatagtggttggaaggacctctggagatcatcccctccaagcccccctgccagagcagggtcacccagagcaggtgacaCAGGAACGCGtgcaggcggggttggaatgtctccagagacggagactccaccacctctctgggcagcctgtgccagggctctgccctctctgagggtaaagaagttcctcctcatgtttaggtggaacttcctgtgttcaagtttgtgcccattacttcttgtcctgtcactgggcaccactggagtAGGTCAAATAAAATACCTTGTCAGAAGTGACTGAAGAGCTGTCTAGGGAAGATGCTGTGATGGACCTAATACTCATAAACAACcgataagaaaacattttgcatgtgAAGGTTTAGGGCAGCCTTGGCTTCAGTGACCGTGAATCTGAAAAGCTGACAGAAGTGAATAATATAAATAGCATAACTACAACCCTATATTTCAGGAGAGCAGTTTTTACCTTTTTCAGGGAGCTGCTTGGCTGGATCACACAAGGCCTTGGAGGGTCAAGCGGCCGCAGAAGAGCTGATTGATCTCTGAGGAGGACTCTGACTCAAAACACAAGAATGGTCCTGACCAACACATAGAAAGTTGAACTAGTGCGGTAAGTTTGGCTGACATGGATGAATGAAAAACTCCCATCTGAACTCGGATGCAAAAAAGAAGTACTCAAAAGGTGGAAGTGGCAATGGGCTACCCAGGAGAAATACAGGCTATATAGGTATGGAGTTAGGAAAGACAAAACTCTTCTGCAATTGAAAGTAGCCAGGGATATGATGGTTAATAAGATGTTGCCCGTAATtccttggcagaaaaaaagaaaggaaatgaaaagataatGTTGGCCTACTGCTCAGCAGTGCAGGGTAGCCAGTGACACAGTACTTGGGAGAAGCCGAGGCACTccacgccttttttttttccctcaggaacAACAAGGCACAAGGCTGCGCGTAGGCACACCTATAACATAGTTCAGACGAGGAAGCAAAGCAAGAGTTTGACATTAAAAGCAGATTCCAAGCCAAAAGATGATGGTTCCTGAGGAGGCCTCTCACAGCATAGCTGTTTGTTTACTGGTCTGATTTAAGGTGCCAGATCAGAGCTGACTTTAAGTATAGGGAGCTAAGTCCTGTGGCAtgggcagaaggaggaggaggctgcagaacCTCCTGGTACACTCAGGCCCTGGCAACGGTTTGGGATTCACACAGAATTTCAAAATAGGCCAAAACAATGTGAACTGAGAGCACACCCAATCTGCAAAGATTTTCAATTGTATTGTACGAGCTGGACAAATAGTAACAGAAAAAGTTAAGGGAAAGCTATTGCATACtgacatatttttctgctttctttttctcccatatcTTCAATatgagaaataaatttttcactataaggatggtgaggtgctggaacaggttATGTtatccagggaagctgtgaatgccccatccctgaaggtgttcaaggccaggctgaatggggctttgagcaacctggtctagtgggaggtgtccctgcccatggcaggggggttggaactagatgatctttatggacccttccaacctaagacattctatgaatctatgaaataTATTTAAGTGAAAATTCTAATTTATAAGCATAATTGTACTAATATATTTATTCAGTTCATGGAACAAAGATGCTTTGCCCTAGTTTCAATTATGACTATCTTGTTATGTGATGAATCGTTCTCTGCAGATTCCTCTTTCTCATGGCTCTGCAGACTATAAATAACTAACTTACATGTAAACAGTTAACTTGAGGAAGGTCACAATTCTGCGACATaggttttactttctttctgtctttcatatCACATTTTCAGACTACAAGTTAAAGATTCTGTCAATCACTcatagaagaaatggaaaaaaagatggaacaTTCCTTCAGTCTCCAAAAACAGAGAACTGTATATGCTTTTCCAGTTCCAAACTGGTTGTGGCTGTTTCCCTTTGAGATTCCCCTCCTTGTAGGTCTTTAACAGAAAGGTCATGGTTCAGGTACTGTTGAACAGTAACTGCACTGTAAGTGTAGCGCTTACTTTAAGCTcaactcaaaaaaccccaacaaaagagatgaaaaatgtggCTGTTCTTtgagaaaacaaagatttcttATCCATTTGAAGGACAAAAATCCTTTTTCCCAATGTCTCCATAGAGTACTTTAAGTATTAAAGCAGGTGTCTAAGGGCGTCTCAAAGAATTCAAGAAACAAAAGCTGTAAACTTGCCTGATATTTTCCGTTCTCACACTCTTGACAATGAACAACTTAAAAAGTCTTAATTTGAATATTGTCTCATGCAATAATTGGTTCCATGGCTCTTCAGACTCTGCATGTCAGGGCTACTTAGATGAATTAAGTTTGTAGTACCAATCCTAAGTTAACcgaaaagtatttttttgtgtaCTTCTAGAGAAATTTGCTAGTAAATTTGAGACACTccttacataatttttaattcctgGTGCAAACAATGTGATTTCTTGTGTGAATCAAAATAATTCATGTGGCTATGCTTCGTCAGATCAGACCCAATGTATGCTGGACCTGAGTCACTGTTAGGCTGAAATAATATAGTGTTCAGAAACAGTTGTGATTTTAAATGAGATTGAGGTTATATTCATTCTCTAGTAAGATGAAACCCACAGAAAGGACATCAGTTTGGACAGATTCCACAGAGCAAGTCCAAATACTGCACACttagtaaaatatttaagctAAATAGTGTGTGGCCATCtactcttttctgtcttttaggtACTGGATGTCAGTAGTGATGACACTGCTGCTGAAGACACAGCACTTAGAGTACCtagagaataacatttttttttctgatcttcctTGGCAACTGGGTTACTCAGAAAGAACATGCATTACAAGCATGGGACATTTCAGAGCAAAACTTGTGTAAAGACAGCAAAAATGGAGAAGTTTTTATCTAAACATTTCTGGTTCTCAGGCCATTCTAAAGAGACCTTCAACAATTGGTTGAAGCTGAAATCCTCTTCGTGGAAATACACGGAAAAGATCATGCGAAATAATCAAAGCCAAAAATGTAAAGACAGATCTTTGACCTATGCAAATAAGGTacaccaggcaaaaaaagtgaaatgaaatccaTGAATCCAAATGCGGAAGAAACTATAGTTTTGTACTCAATGACCAAGTCTTTTATTTTCAATGAATTTGCTTCTCATCTGTAAAAGAGAGGTTGACTAAATTTAAGTGCAACTTTATTATGGAATAGATACTCAGAACCTTTTGTTAGGTTGTCAATAGGTACACGTTTAATTCCAGTAAGTAATTCCAGTtcaaatctgatttttgtttgtttgtttgtttgttcctactgaaagaaggaagggaaaaaaggagggtgaaaatggaaatgagggaagggaagggaagggaaaaattcaAAGTTAAGATTAAAGATTCAAATGTGAATGAAACCTCTGCTACAGGAGATAGCTCTTCCTCTAATCCACTGCAATTAGGCGAAGGCAGTAGGATAGATCAAGCTAATTCTGTCCTTTGAATCACACATCCCTTGATGTTTCCAGCTATTTTTCAGCTGGTTCAGGATGCACAGTTCATAGCATTAGTCATGTAAGACATGATATGCCTAAATCTGAAGGAGTCACTCTGGTCCCACTTTGCAGACTATGGAGGGAAAGTTGCCATTCAAAATAGTGTTTCATCTGCTGTTGTAAAGATATCATTACCTTGTTGCCTCCCATTGCCCACAGAGAGAGCATTAAGTTCTGAACAACCAACTATGACATTTCTAAAATCAGCTGAAATCAATCCCACCCATAGGTTAAATGGGGATTTCAAGAGAGTCTATTTAATCGTGGAGTAAGTCATGTATCAGAGGTAGCTCAGCTGTTCTCCTCTTGgccacaaaaaataaagatgcatTAAGGACTCTGTCTTTTCAGTTGCACCCAATTCAACTAAATTGAAACAACTTTAACAAATTCTTTTACTTCTTCTCTGTGAGGTTAATCTTTGACAACTAGCATTATGACATCTGTGTGAAGGGCAGGTAAATTCCATTTATCGTGTTTCAGAGAAAACTTGCCTGATGTCCCATGGAATATACCATGTGATAATGTCACAGATTATTCAAGATGTGGCAGGAGAGAATCTACATTTAACATACAATTTAAAATCTGCAATGTAAGCTGACTGTAAGAGTCATCAGCCCAACACTGTCCTTAATGTAAGAAAACAAGGGAAATACTTCTAGTGAAATTTGCATGATCCGTTCTGGATGATCCGTTCTGCATGATCCACTGGATGACAGAACTGCTGAAGGTAGGACACTTACTTCAAAATGCTCTTTGTGAATACATAAAGCAAATCCAAGGAAGAGTGAAGACCAAAACTTGAAGGTCCTCATAGCCACTAAACAAGAATTACACAAAGTGagagttgtttctctcagttGTTTCTCTCAGTTGTTTCTCTCAGTTTCTGTTCAGTAAACCAATGACTGCTGTGAGACTTACTGACTTTAATTAACAGCTGATGACCAAAGCGGTAGTCTAAAACTTTAGTAAGGGATCAAAGAGCAGAATTAGGTAGATTCAACTTCAGGTGCATGGATCTGACAAGTTAAGAAAACTGGTGTGAATGTGTGCCAttacaaactgcagaaaatatttgaTGTCATTCTCTATTCTGTTACGCACAGGTTATATTGAGGTATCTCTCAGACTTTGGAGCTTCAAATAGCACAgtgttctttcatttctttgttaaCGGAATcagtcaaaaccagaaagattCCTTTTAAATACATCAGACCTTTAAATGCCCAAGAACATGAGGAGTTTCTTTATTGTGCTTGTAAGCTAAAATCATCTGTGACTCCCAATtccacagctttcattttcatgttcATGTCAGAAAAGAACGCTGACAGAAAGGCATCTTGTGTGAGTGAAGTTTTGGCAGAAAGAATTTAGATGAAGTCAGTATGAGAAATGATTGCATCATGGCAGGGCTGTGTGCACTGCTCTTGCTCTGATGATGTGTCCTTCTCTATGAGTGGTGGTCTGTTGACCAGGTCCATGTGTGCACAGTGGAAAAGGTGCTTCCCTGCTGTGTGCCcatatatgcatacatttctGCTGCCCAA
The DNA window shown above is from Chroicocephalus ridibundus unplaced genomic scaffold, bChrRid1.1 SCAFFOLD_219, whole genome shotgun sequence and carries:
- the LOC134509228 gene encoding olfactory receptor 13G1-like, giving the protein MHPQNLTKVSEFILESVFDNPHLQGLYIAISLCVYLTAILSNSFVIIATIVHPRLHNPMYFFISNLAILDLVIISSVLPKMLENLILGKNTISFEGCVAQLYIFTFSGSTELILLTVMSYDRYLAICRPPHYVSMMSKGTCITLMAGVWGIGTVNSLINTLLVAQLDFCGPNLVQNFLCEIPPVLALSCSSTYLSEIMVYTADIILGMGNFLLVILSYCLIIITILKIQGSEGKWKAFSTCSSHLAVVGLFYSSIIYTYIQPTSALLEKKNKPVSIMYALVTPTVNPLIYSLRNKVIKAAFCEFVSFLRKN